One part of the Hydrogenobacter sp. T-2 genome encodes these proteins:
- the dnaJ gene encoding molecular chaperone DnaJ, with amino-acid sequence MAQSAKRDYYEILGVPRNATQEEIKKAYRRLARKYHPDFNKDPEAQEKFKEINEAYQVLSDPEKRKLYDQYGHTAFGAQSGSQEYQEVVFQNVGDLFEELLRGFGFEDIFERATRGRRREQRRPIKGEDIYYTVELSLEEAYRGTVVSIPLVREVLCDACGGSGYDKSKGERVCPTCGGRGEVVQRQFFMTIAQTCPTCGGEGVVREPCSKCRGRGTIPQREEVKVRIPAGVDTGSKVLAEGKGNAGMFGGSPGDLIITIKVKPHALFERRGNNLYVDVNLKLTEAVLGTELEVPTLEGKSVRVKTPPGVKEGDTIRVEGHGMPKLMSEGRGDLFVRVHIDVPKLGFMDKLFGDGRRIKQLLEELDKLLPEPERIRERQT; translated from the coding sequence ATGGCACAGTCAGCAAAAAGGGACTATTACGAGATACTTGGCGTTCCGAGGAACGCAACTCAGGAAGAAATAAAGAAAGCCTACCGTAGGCTTGCAAGAAAATACCACCCAGACTTTAACAAAGACCCAGAAGCTCAAGAGAAGTTCAAGGAGATAAACGAAGCCTATCAGGTGCTTTCAGACCCAGAAAAGAGAAAGCTCTACGACCAGTATGGACACACTGCCTTCGGAGCTCAGTCCGGTAGTCAGGAATACCAAGAGGTGGTTTTCCAAAACGTGGGAGACCTATTTGAAGAGCTTCTCAGGGGTTTTGGCTTCGAGGACATTTTTGAAAGGGCCACGCGTGGAAGAAGGCGCGAGCAAAGAAGACCCATAAAGGGCGAGGACATATACTACACGGTGGAGCTAAGCCTTGAGGAAGCCTACAGGGGCACGGTGGTGAGCATTCCTCTGGTGAGAGAGGTTCTCTGCGATGCCTGCGGTGGAAGCGGTTACGACAAGAGCAAGGGAGAGAGGGTTTGTCCTACCTGTGGTGGAAGGGGTGAGGTGGTTCAAAGGCAGTTTTTCATGACCATAGCACAGACCTGTCCCACCTGTGGAGGTGAAGGTGTTGTAAGAGAACCATGTTCCAAGTGCAGAGGCAGGGGAACCATTCCTCAAAGGGAAGAGGTGAAGGTAAGGATTCCAGCTGGTGTGGATACGGGCAGTAAGGTGCTGGCGGAGGGCAAGGGCAACGCAGGCATGTTTGGAGGTTCTCCTGGAGACCTTATCATAACCATAAAGGTAAAGCCTCATGCCCTCTTTGAAAGGAGGGGCAACAACCTCTATGTGGATGTAAACCTAAAGCTCACCGAAGCGGTTCTTGGGACAGAGCTTGAAGTTCCTACCCTTGAAGGTAAGAGTGTTAGGGTGAAGACTCCCCCAGGGGTGAAAGAGGGAGACACCATAAGGGTAGAAGGACATGGTATGCCAAAACTGATGTCAGAAGGAAGGGGAGACCTCTTTGTGAGGGTTCACATAGATGTTCCCAAGCTGGGGTTTATGGATAAACTCTTTGGCGATGGCAGGAGGATAAAACAGCTTCTTGAGGAGCTTGACAAACTCTTGCCAGAGCCAGAACGCATAAGGGAGAGACAAACATGA
- a CDS encoding heat shock protein transcriptional repressor HspR: MKRERTRLYTIGVVASMFNIHPQTLRLYEREGLIKPTRSKGRTRYYTEEDIQRLEIILTLSRDLGVNLAGIDIILRMKEQIEELEVQVQKLIEFIQREVSEVYQRDEGIKSIVLAERKDILKSIRKR; this comes from the coding sequence ATGAAAAGGGAAAGGACAAGGCTCTACACCATAGGCGTGGTAGCCAGCATGTTCAACATACACCCGCAAACCCTTAGGCTCTATGAAAGGGAAGGTCTTATAAAACCCACAAGGAGTAAGGGAAGGACACGCTACTATACGGAAGAGGACATACAAAGGCTTGAGATTATCCTTACCCTCAGCAGAGACTTGGGCGTAAACCTTGCAGGCATTGACATAATCCTTCGCATGAAGGAGCAGATTGAGGAGTTGGAGGTTCAAGTGCAAAAGCTCATAGAGTTTATACAAAGGGAGGTTTCAGAAGTATACCAGAGGGATGAGGGCATAAAGTCCATAGTCCTTGCAGAGAGGAAGGACATACTCAAGTCCATAAGGAAGCGGTAA
- a CDS encoding cation:proton antiporter regulatory subunit translates to MDIKETDLPGIGKKYSISLREGRELVLVIYNTGKREIYLMEEEETACVFELTEEESKELGFLLAGALYQPIKADKMELILKEVVMEWVKVESGSNFINKTIAELQIRRTTGVSVIAIDRKGKIIPSPDPYKERIELGDVLIVVGTRMQINHFLELCGRCST, encoded by the coding sequence ATGGACATAAAAGAAACAGACTTGCCCGGCATAGGCAAGAAATATTCCATAAGCCTGAGAGAGGGGAGGGAGTTGGTGCTTGTAATATACAACACAGGCAAGAGGGAAATATATCTCATGGAAGAGGAGGAGACTGCCTGTGTCTTTGAGCTAACAGAAGAGGAATCGAAGGAGCTTGGCTTTTTGCTTGCGGGAGCACTCTATCAGCCTATAAAGGCGGATAAAATGGAGCTTATCCTAAAAGAAGTGGTCATGGAATGGGTAAAGGTGGAGTCGGGGTCAAACTTTATAAACAAAACCATAGCGGAGCTTCAGATAAGAAGAACCACAGGCGTGTCTGTTATAGCCATAGACAGAAAAGGTAAGATTATACCCAGTCCAGACCCATACAAGGAAAGGATAGAGTTAGGGGACGTGCTAATAGTTGTGGGCACGCGTATGCAAATAAACCATTTTCTGGAACTCTGCGGAAGGTGTAGCACCTAA
- a CDS encoding cation:proton antiporter: protein MHNPQDFILAGGVFLLLFFSALILSRVKVPYILSFMLAGLLGKSFLPHRAEDVLIIFEYSAVILLFFFIGLEYSFERLAGMKRVLKPGFLDFLFNFVPAFIITYLFTKDLVFSLVIGAVVYPSSTAITAKLLMDYKRLVNPEAELLIGILIFEDLVSIVLLSVLTGLTFGGEPDVISVSRGVLAVFLLFGIFYLLKAPSQRVVDYLDKRLDEGLVPFMVLGFLLLSSGISLKLGLSDALVAFMLGVLVPEKSKLFEVIEKSLTDLKEISVGVFFFMFTFHAKLSFDFNPWLLALLIVMSVFFKLVSTYYGAILYGFNKRTAMRASLSFIQRGEFSVIFASFYAPAQSLAFALVLSTALIGSFSFLLAPKLSQKIFPKKERKGPLPTPPS, encoded by the coding sequence ATGCACAATCCTCAAGACTTTATATTAGCTGGGGGAGTTTTTCTACTCCTTTTCTTTTCTGCTCTTATTCTCTCAAGGGTCAAAGTCCCATACATCCTCTCCTTTATGCTCGCAGGTCTTTTAGGTAAGTCCTTTTTACCTCATAGGGCTGAGGATGTATTGATAATCTTTGAATACTCTGCGGTTATCCTCCTCTTTTTCTTTATAGGTCTTGAGTATTCCTTTGAAAGGCTGGCAGGCATGAAAAGGGTGTTAAAGCCTGGCTTCTTAGATTTCCTGTTTAACTTCGTGCCTGCCTTCATTATCACTTACCTTTTCACGAAGGACTTGGTCTTCTCTCTTGTTATAGGTGCGGTGGTATATCCCAGTAGCACAGCCATAACCGCAAAGCTCCTTATGGACTACAAAAGGCTTGTAAACCCAGAGGCGGAGCTGTTAATTGGAATACTAATTTTTGAAGACCTTGTGAGTATAGTGCTTTTGTCTGTGCTTACGGGTCTTACCTTTGGGGGTGAGCCAGATGTGATAAGTGTTTCAAGGGGCGTTCTGGCAGTCTTTTTGCTTTTTGGAATTTTTTACCTTTTGAAAGCTCCATCCCAAAGGGTGGTTGACTACCTTGATAAAAGGTTGGATGAGGGACTTGTGCCTTTCATGGTGCTTGGCTTTTTGCTCCTTTCTTCTGGAATAAGCCTCAAGTTAGGTCTATCTGATGCTCTTGTTGCCTTTATGTTGGGTGTGCTCGTGCCAGAAAAGAGTAAGCTATTTGAGGTTATAGAAAAATCCCTGACAGACCTAAAGGAAATATCGGTGGGAGTTTTCTTTTTCATGTTTACCTTTCATGCAAAACTTAGCTTTGATTTTAACCCTTGGCTATTGGCTTTGTTGATAGTAATGTCTGTGTTTTTTAAACTCGTCTCCACTTACTACGGTGCTATCCTATACGGATTTAACAAGAGGACCGCTATGAGGGCTTCTCTTTCCTTTATCCAGCGTGGAGAGTTTTCTGTAATTTTTGCCAGCTTTTACGCACCAGCCCAATCCCTTGCCTTTGCTTTGGTGCTTTCTACCGCATTGATAGGTAGCTTTAGCTTTCTTTTAGCTCCAAAGCTCTCTCAGAAAATCTTCCCAAAGAAAGAGAGGAAAGGACCTCTTCCAACTCCTCCCTCTTAG
- a CDS encoding lysophospholipid acyltransferase family protein — MKWLRYKLSVFLAPLVAFLIRLIHKTIRWDKRIDYELYRGKIIALLHGNALGIAMLGIDRGIYALVSRFRDGDIAERFLLSLGYRVVRGSSEEGKPQKGGSIGLLRLVKVLREGNTVAITVDGPKGPYGKVKAGVILLAQKTGVPIIPVYVDFEWYIRLKTWDRLIIPIPFSRAKVRIGNPLWVLPEDSIEAKREELEEVLSSLSLGRFSERALELKES, encoded by the coding sequence CTTTTCTAATAAGGCTAATTCATAAAACTATAAGGTGGGACAAAAGAATAGACTACGAGCTCTACAGGGGCAAGATAATAGCCCTTCTTCATGGAAACGCCCTTGGTATTGCCATGCTTGGCATAGACAGGGGTATTTACGCCTTGGTGAGTAGGTTCAGAGACGGAGACATAGCAGAGAGGTTTCTCCTTAGCCTTGGCTACAGGGTGGTAAGAGGCTCAAGCGAAGAGGGAAAGCCACAAAAGGGTGGGAGCATAGGACTTCTTAGGTTGGTAAAAGTCCTCAGAGAGGGAAACACGGTAGCCATAACGGTGGATGGGCCCAAGGGCCCCTACGGGAAGGTAAAGGCGGGTGTAATCTTATTGGCACAGAAAACAGGAGTGCCAATAATCCCAGTATATGTGGACTTTGAATGGTATATAAGGCTAAAAACTTGGGATAGGCTAATTATCCCTATCCCCTTCTCAAGGGCAAAGGTTAGGATTGGAAATCCTCTATGGGTTCTGCCAGAGGATAGCATAGAGGCTAAGAGGGAGGAGTTGGAAGAGGTCCTTTCCTCTCTTTCTTTGGGAAGATTTTCTGAGAGAGCTTTGGAGCTAAAAGAAAGCTAA